Proteins from a genomic interval of Deinococcus aetherius:
- a CDS encoding HU family DNA-binding protein, with product MGVGTLRRHYRNKVLSREQAGEDATAMVYQAKAEAIAGFALPRRFVSDRIRKILVEKNLTTLDDLNGASVAEVSERTGLSKMDAGKVVKAVEREVALRADDQVRLLADFPFQAELVAAGYTTGASIEGLDESELADIPDVGEPGARVIVAYQDGLLDVPFPENVPHLVRLGELGIRGPKQLALYTADQLRAFGMTEQEAAEVVAYREAVGAPAPVLGEPGTPGTAADAQDLPPLEFEQGLNDSQQQPVTPTSDPTATVGTQGENATGTAD from the coding sequence ATGGGGGTAGGCACTCTCCGGAGGCACTACCGCAACAAGGTTCTCTCCCGTGAACAGGCGGGCGAGGACGCCACCGCGATGGTCTATCAGGCCAAGGCAGAGGCCATCGCCGGGTTCGCCCTGCCGCGCAGATTCGTCTCCGACCGGATTCGCAAGATCCTGGTCGAGAAGAACCTCACCACGCTCGACGACCTGAACGGCGCCTCTGTGGCCGAGGTGTCCGAACGCACCGGCCTGAGCAAGATGGACGCGGGCAAGGTCGTCAAGGCCGTCGAGCGGGAGGTCGCCCTGCGCGCCGACGACCAGGTGCGGCTCCTCGCGGACTTCCCCTTCCAGGCGGAGCTCGTGGCCGCCGGGTACACGACCGGGGCGAGCATCGAGGGCCTCGACGAGTCCGAACTCGCCGACATTCCCGATGTGGGCGAGCCGGGGGCCCGCGTGATCGTCGCGTACCAGGACGGCCTGCTCGACGTGCCCTTCCCCGAGAACGTGCCCCACCTGGTGCGTCTCGGCGAGCTGGGCATCCGGGGGCCGAAGCAGCTCGCGCTCTACACCGCCGACCAGCTCCGCGCCTTTGGGATGACGGAGCAGGAGGCGGCCGAGGTCGTCGCCTACCGGGAGGCGGTGGGAGCCCCGGCGCCGGTTCTCGGCGAGCCCGGCACACCCGGCACCGCCGCAGACGCCCAGGACCTGCCGCCGCTGGAGTTCGAGCAGGGATTGAACGACAGCCAGCAGCAGCCG
- a CDS encoding phage major capsid protein: MPVTRKKDIIIPELLEDAIKGEFAGINALWGSKAVKVNGSLGSTKKGEVVQVPYFGNLGELEDLADDEGGDGALPALTPAKLTMTSEEARVHHSGKAFEVTEWAEMSISYADPYAEAARQLREAVFRRADKALIDVARTTDLVLDLVTNPIDGKSTLGYDGVVKAKYLWGDEGQSVSSMTMHSKVGADVELLKDGDGKPLVSDAIQGQGARRFVGVPYTLSDKLTIAGATEADRKYETLLARDNSMLFWYNGDFQVQTDKDILTDSRVAAVHIYWLAHRYKRMPGSTRTGVAKIVSK; this comes from the coding sequence ATGCCCGTAACCCGGAAGAAGGACATCATCATCCCCGAGCTGCTCGAAGACGCCATCAAGGGCGAATTCGCGGGGATCAACGCCCTGTGGGGCAGCAAGGCCGTCAAGGTAAACGGCAGCCTCGGCAGCACGAAGAAGGGCGAAGTCGTGCAGGTGCCGTACTTCGGCAACCTCGGCGAACTCGAAGACCTGGCCGACGACGAGGGCGGCGACGGCGCGCTGCCCGCACTCACCCCCGCCAAGCTCACCATGACCAGCGAGGAAGCCCGCGTGCACCACTCAGGCAAGGCCTTCGAGGTCACGGAGTGGGCCGAGATGTCGATCTCCTACGCCGACCCCTACGCGGAGGCGGCACGCCAGTTGCGCGAGGCCGTGTTCCGCCGCGCGGACAAGGCCCTGATCGACGTCGCCCGCACCACCGACCTGGTGCTCGACCTGGTGACCAACCCCATCGACGGGAAGAGCACCCTGGGGTACGACGGCGTGGTCAAGGCGAAGTACCTGTGGGGCGACGAGGGGCAGAGCGTCAGCAGCATGACGATGCACTCCAAGGTCGGCGCGGACGTCGAACTGCTCAAGGACGGGGACGGCAAGCCGCTCGTCAGCGACGCCATCCAGGGCCAGGGGGCGCGCCGCTTCGTGGGCGTGCCGTACACGCTGAGCGACAAGCTCACCATCGCGGGCGCGACTGAGGCGGACCGCAAGTACGAGACGCTGCTGGCGCGCGACAACAGCATGCTGTTCTGGTACAACGGCGACTTCCAGGTGCAGACCGACAAGGACATCCTCACCGACTCCCGGGTGGCGGCCGTGCACATCTACTGGCTGGCGCATCGCTACAAGCGCATGCCCGGCAGCACCCGCACCGGCGTCGCCAAGATCGTCAGCAAGTGA
- a CDS encoding phage protease: MKKSLITATLALALSAAPSARASPGYLLSAPSRPARPTRLNVNIPIGSEPPTEFHIWAYGPVETVYGTFQFTRRSGELCMAFAQEYGNDLFFDYDHAFWAEGGAPDKGKAAGWFRLELRTDGLWATNITWTPAAAQAIRDKEWRYFSPALDADTTGEITRIWNVALTNLPATHNQTPLVAANVRDFRTPDHQASVSLDRLYGLLCKALDERFQSVWLVEVFNDHAVFEYAGRLWSVPYTVLGTAVTLGSDATEVARQYIPVQGGQTMRTLLTALGLAATATEADALHALNIRLAEGESLQRQLLSATGQTDTQAALGVVAANAQAATLLSAAQVRIGDLETEQRTTRLNALITQGKQDRKLTPALETWAAGQTVEALSAFLEHAPVIAQLSADPVTPPAADMDLGGDLPAEPLRFNGKTWAEMSGADKHNLHFTDKATYDHLRADHLKRSGQG, encoded by the coding sequence ATGAAGAAGTCCCTGATCACCGCGACCCTCGCCCTGGCGCTCAGCGCCGCCCCCTCGGCCCGCGCCAGCCCCGGCTACCTGCTCAGCGCGCCCAGCCGCCCCGCCCGGCCCACGCGCCTGAACGTGAACATCCCCATCGGCTCTGAGCCGCCCACCGAATTCCACATCTGGGCGTACGGCCCGGTGGAGACGGTGTACGGAACGTTCCAGTTCACGAGGCGCAGCGGCGAGCTGTGCATGGCCTTCGCCCAGGAATACGGCAACGACCTGTTCTTCGACTACGACCACGCCTTCTGGGCAGAAGGCGGGGCGCCGGACAAGGGCAAGGCGGCCGGGTGGTTCCGGCTGGAGTTGCGCACGGACGGCCTGTGGGCGACGAACATCACCTGGACCCCGGCGGCCGCGCAGGCCATCCGCGACAAGGAGTGGCGCTACTTCAGCCCGGCCCTCGACGCGGACACGACCGGAGAAATCACCCGGATCTGGAACGTTGCCCTCACGAACCTGCCCGCCACCCACAATCAAACGCCGCTGGTGGCCGCCAACGTGCGCGACTTCCGCACGCCGGACCACCAGGCGAGCGTCAGCCTGGACCGTCTGTACGGGCTGCTCTGCAAAGCCCTCGACGAGCGGTTCCAGAGCGTCTGGCTCGTGGAGGTGTTCAACGACCACGCGGTCTTCGAGTACGCCGGGCGGCTCTGGAGCGTGCCCTACACCGTGCTCGGCACGGCCGTCACCCTCGGCAGCGACGCGACCGAGGTAGCCCGCCAGTACATCCCCGTCCAAGGAGGACAGACCATGCGCACCCTGCTCACCGCCCTGGGCCTCGCGGCCACCGCCACCGAGGCCGACGCCCTTCACGCCCTCAACATCCGCCTCGCGGAGGGCGAGAGCCTTCAGCGCCAGCTTCTCTCCGCCACCGGCCAGACCGACACGCAGGCCGCGCTGGGCGTCGTCGCCGCGAACGCCCAGGCGGCCACCCTGCTCTCGGCGGCGCAGGTCCGCATCGGCGACCTGGAGACCGAGCAGCGCACCACGCGCCTGAATGCCCTGATCACCCAGGGCAAGCAGGATCGGAAGCTCACGCCCGCGCTGGAGACGTGGGCGGCCGGACAGACCGTCGAGGCGCTGAGCGCGTTCCTGGAGCACGCGCCGGTGATCGCCCAGCTCAGCGCCGACCCGGTAACGCCCCCCGCCGCCGACATGGATCTGGGCGGCGACCTTCCCGCTGAGCCGCTGCGCTTCAACGGCAAGACCTGGGCGGAAATGTCCGGCGCCGACAAGCACAACCTGCACTTCACGGACAAGGCGACCTACGACCACCTGCGCGCCGACCACCTGAAGCGTAGCGGCCAGGGCTGA
- a CDS encoding phage portal protein family protein: MAKVKIERTVHAEPSERVFTEWNPDLVRGAFRRAETGSMRLAADLCDTVLADDRVTGALGSRVKGLLGLGFGFEPAEGAARRTPIIKASEHDWWKANPESELDQVLRWGIFFGLGPGQLVWTQDRQTGRMLPVLKFWHPRHLRFDPVTRGWFINTAEGERSFTPGDGTWVLYAPYGMHRPWAQGVWRACALWWMLKEYARQDWASYSEQHGRPIKVGHAPDTASKEARKALAADLSDLGSDTAIALPPGYDLKLVEASANTWGTFKAQIDSANMGMAIAVAGQNLTSQVTAGSHSAASVHNDIRLDLIESDGESLSTTLHEQQWSWWTEFNFGERRLAPWPKWDTTPPEDLKELATTLNTAGDALKKLDALGVDVDPLLERFKLTRRPEAAPKPGVQARVHQLAARPSKVPDGVLACLVPDPEVAQALAQEGGEAWGELHLTLAFFGKVDDLDPTALRGLQGELRTAAENRDDPVTAVIGGLGRFSLPEKDAFHATVDAPALLALREDVLDRAREHGLEASSLHGFTPHITLAYLDGDAPNPLHRLTPIDTVFTELQLWVGADRYAFSFGQETHRGRLPPPEEDP, translated from the coding sequence ATGGCGAAGGTAAAAATCGAGCGTACCGTCCACGCCGAGCCGTCTGAGCGTGTGTTCACCGAGTGGAACCCGGACCTTGTCCGGGGCGCCTTCCGGCGCGCCGAGACCGGCTCCATGCGCCTGGCCGCCGACCTGTGCGACACCGTCCTCGCGGACGACCGCGTTACCGGGGCGCTCGGCAGCCGGGTGAAGGGCCTCCTCGGGCTCGGCTTCGGCTTCGAGCCCGCTGAGGGGGCGGCGAGGCGCACGCCGATCATCAAGGCTTCCGAGCACGACTGGTGGAAAGCCAACCCCGAGAGCGAGCTCGATCAGGTGCTGCGCTGGGGCATCTTCTTCGGCCTCGGTCCCGGTCAGCTCGTCTGGACCCAGGACCGCCAGACCGGCCGGATGCTGCCCGTGCTGAAGTTCTGGCACCCCCGGCACCTGCGCTTCGACCCCGTGACGCGCGGATGGTTCATCAACACGGCGGAGGGTGAACGGTCGTTCACCCCGGGGGACGGCACCTGGGTGCTGTACGCCCCTTACGGGATGCACCGCCCGTGGGCGCAGGGCGTGTGGCGGGCCTGCGCGCTGTGGTGGATGCTCAAGGAGTACGCGAGGCAGGACTGGGCGAGCTACAGCGAGCAGCACGGCAGGCCCATCAAGGTGGGGCACGCCCCGGACACGGCCAGCAAGGAGGCCCGCAAGGCCCTGGCGGCGGACCTCTCGGACCTCGGCAGCGATACCGCCATCGCCCTGCCCCCCGGGTACGACCTGAAGCTCGTCGAGGCCTCGGCGAACACCTGGGGCACCTTCAAGGCGCAGATCGACTCGGCGAACATGGGCATGGCGATTGCGGTCGCGGGGCAGAACCTCACCTCGCAGGTGACCGCCGGCAGCCACAGCGCGGCGAGCGTCCACAACGACATCCGCCTCGACCTGATCGAGAGCGACGGCGAGAGCCTGAGCACCACCCTGCACGAGCAGCAGTGGTCGTGGTGGACGGAGTTCAACTTCGGCGAGCGGCGGCTCGCGCCCTGGCCGAAGTGGGACACCACTCCGCCGGAGGACCTCAAGGAACTCGCGACCACACTGAACACGGCGGGCGACGCCTTGAAAAAGCTCGACGCCCTGGGCGTGGACGTGGACCCGCTGCTCGAGCGGTTCAAGCTCACGCGCAGGCCTGAGGCAGCCCCGAAACCGGGCGTGCAGGCCCGCGTCCACCAGCTCGCCGCCCGGCCGAGCAAGGTCCCGGACGGCGTCCTGGCGTGCCTGGTGCCGGACCCGGAGGTCGCGCAGGCCCTGGCGCAGGAGGGGGGCGAGGCGTGGGGGGAGCTGCACCTGACGCTGGCGTTCTTCGGGAAGGTGGACGACCTGGACCCGACTGCCCTACGCGGCCTGCAAGGCGAGCTGCGGACCGCTGCCGAGAACCGCGACGACCCGGTGACGGCGGTGATCGGCGGTCTGGGGCGCTTCAGCCTGCCGGAGAAGGACGCCTTCCACGCCACGGTGGACGCGCCGGCGCTCCTCGCCCTGCGCGAGGACGTGCTCGACCGGGCGCGCGAACACGGCCTGGAGGCCAGCAGCCTGCACGGCTTCACGCCGCACATCACGCTCGCGTACCTCGACGGGGACGCGCCCAACCCGCTGCACCGGCTGACCCCCATCGACACGGTGTTCACCGAACTCCAGCTCTGGGTAGGCGCCGACCGCTACGCCTTCAGCTTCGGCCAAGAGACCCACCGGGGCCGCCTGCCACCCCCGGAGGAGGACCCATGA
- the terL gene encoding phage terminase large subunit yields MTSSTTSRSSTRKPKPELGPQTSLEQIRAEKARRRLGEFIRQGWHVLEPDTPFADNWHIDVLCAHLEAVAAGIATPDGIKRLLINVPPGHMKSLIVNVFWPAWVWLRRPGWRALFLSYDSAVGVRDSVKCRDLLTSPWYQETFRPEWTLKPDQNEKSYYFNTARGFRLFLTVGGANTGHRGDAIVVDDPISALDAQNPKARQAVVDWWDKAMGSRLNNLEYGAFVVIMQRLHVEDLSGHILAQSGDDHAEGGYDHVCLPSEYDPAKAKRPTSIGWSDPRTQAGELLFPGLFPKTALQAARKKLGSADYSGQHQQDPVPAEGNIFKPWWWRYWIPKDRTDLLHQPIRVKRGEELIECPIRVLPYTLAELRALAPGQFFSELMQSWDMSFKDTNASSFVVGQVWGSVEADSFLLDQVRDKWDLPATIAQLLDLTARWPQVTGKLIEDKANGPAAMQMLRGRVGGMLPVMPYASKEARATGVTPLVEAGNVYLPHPRLFAWMDPLQTNLTAFPNGLKDEIDVMTQYLQRADAAANAGEYESSRVRGTRGR; encoded by the coding sequence ATGACGAGCTCGACCACCTCGAGAAGCTCTACGAGAAAGCCGAAGCCGGAGCTGGGGCCGCAGACGAGCCTGGAGCAGATCAGGGCTGAGAAGGCCCGGCGCCGCCTGGGGGAGTTCATCCGGCAGGGCTGGCACGTCCTCGAGCCCGATACCCCCTTCGCGGACAACTGGCACATCGACGTGCTGTGCGCCCACCTGGAGGCGGTGGCCGCCGGGATCGCCACGCCGGACGGCATCAAGCGGCTCCTCATCAACGTGCCCCCAGGGCACATGAAGTCGCTGATCGTGAACGTCTTCTGGCCCGCCTGGGTGTGGCTGCGCCGCCCGGGCTGGCGCGCGCTGTTCCTCTCCTACGACAGCGCGGTGGGCGTGCGTGACTCGGTGAAGTGCCGCGACCTCCTGACCTCGCCCTGGTATCAGGAGACGTTCCGGCCCGAGTGGACCCTCAAGCCCGACCAGAACGAGAAGTCCTACTACTTCAACACGGCGCGCGGCTTCCGCCTCTTCCTGACCGTGGGCGGGGCGAACACGGGTCACCGGGGCGACGCCATCGTGGTCGACGACCCGATCAGCGCGCTCGATGCCCAGAACCCCAAGGCCCGCCAGGCGGTCGTCGACTGGTGGGACAAGGCGATGGGGAGCCGCCTGAACAACCTGGAGTACGGCGCCTTCGTCGTGATCATGCAGCGCCTGCACGTCGAGGACCTCTCCGGGCACATCCTCGCCCAGTCGGGCGATGACCATGCCGAGGGCGGCTACGACCACGTGTGCCTGCCCTCCGAGTACGACCCGGCCAAGGCGAAGCGGCCCACCTCCATCGGCTGGAGCGACCCGCGCACGCAGGCCGGGGAGCTGCTGTTCCCGGGTCTGTTCCCGAAGACGGCCCTCCAGGCGGCCCGCAAGAAGCTGGGCAGCGCCGATTACAGCGGGCAGCACCAGCAGGACCCGGTGCCCGCCGAGGGCAACATCTTCAAGCCGTGGTGGTGGCGGTACTGGATCCCCAAGGACCGCACCGACCTGCTGCACCAGCCCATCCGCGTCAAGCGGGGAGAGGAGTTGATCGAATGTCCCATCCGCGTGCTGCCCTACACGCTCGCCGAGCTGCGCGCCCTGGCTCCCGGTCAGTTCTTCAGCGAGCTGATGCAGAGCTGGGACATGTCCTTCAAAGACACGAACGCGAGCAGCTTCGTGGTCGGGCAGGTCTGGGGCTCCGTCGAGGCGGACTCCTTCCTGCTTGACCAGGTGCGCGACAAGTGGGACCTGCCTGCCACCATCGCGCAGCTCCTCGACCTCACGGCTCGCTGGCCGCAGGTCACCGGGAAGTTGATCGAGGACAAGGCGAACGGCCCGGCGGCCATGCAGATGCTGCGCGGCCGGGTGGGGGGAATGCTCCCGGTCATGCCGTACGCCTCCAAGGAGGCCCGCGCCACGGGCGTCACGCCGCTCGTCGAGGCCGGGAACGTGTACCTGCCGCACCCGCGACTGTTCGCCTGGATGGACCCTCTGCAAACGAACCTGACAGCCTTCCCGAACGGCCTGAAAGACGAGATCGACGTGATGACCCAGTACCTGCAACGCGCCGACGCGGCGGCGAACGCGGGCGAGTACGAGAGTTCCAGGGTGCGCGGCACCCGGGGGAGGTGA
- a CDS encoding transposase: MATASRPPGRPTKYNEELVKKLCKMLEAGNPVTVVCDRHGISESTFHLWKQKSDEAEEAEDRASPFFGFSERVRASQAIAEEKALKIVWDAAVGGRKVTKTVVKRKALVQDEPDPDWGPGSERRRLVMETDRTLLEEETTVTTYQTLPNPSLARWFLERRNRKDWGNSLSLTGEGGKGPIRYRDEGKLDLGKLSDDELDHLEKLYEKAEAGAGAADEPGADQG; the protein is encoded by the coding sequence ATTGCCACTGCATCACGCCCCCCAGGCCGCCCGACCAAGTACAACGAGGAGCTGGTCAAGAAGCTGTGCAAGATGCTGGAGGCCGGGAACCCGGTCACGGTCGTGTGTGACCGCCACGGCATCAGCGAGAGCACGTTCCACCTCTGGAAGCAGAAGAGCGACGAGGCGGAAGAAGCGGAGGACCGCGCCTCCCCCTTTTTCGGATTTTCGGAGAGGGTCCGAGCTTCGCAGGCCATCGCCGAGGAAAAGGCCCTCAAGATCGTCTGGGACGCTGCCGTGGGGGGACGCAAGGTCACGAAAACAGTCGTCAAACGCAAGGCGCTGGTGCAGGACGAACCCGATCCCGACTGGGGCCCCGGCTCCGAGAGAAGGCGGCTGGTCATGGAAACGGACCGCACCCTGCTGGAGGAGGAGACCACCGTCACCACCTACCAGACCCTGCCCAACCCCAGCCTCGCGCGCTGGTTCCTCGAGCGGCGCAACCGCAAGGACTGGGGGAACAGCCTCTCGCTCACCGGCGAAGGCGGGAAGGGGCCGATCCGCTACCGCGACGAGGGCAAGCTCGACCTCGGGAAGTTGAGCGATGACGAGCTCGACCACCTCGAGAAGCTCTACGAGAAAGCCGAAGCCGGAGCTGGGGCCGCAGACGAGCCTGGAGCAGATCAGGGCTGA
- a CDS encoding metallophosphoesterase, protein MNWPVLIPDLHGRSDLLDVVLTAYPDRPLVFLGDLVDRGPDAPGVVARVRALVESGRATLCLGNHDHLFAHGMRTKALWNLQTVFQWPDLAAGRADAEWLLEHGVHWHRVGHVYLSHAAPHVPGSGGWGANTHPDHLWGRPDVERKLGRNPLPRGCTLAVHGHTPTRTMRGDRADLPLLLTWPDGTQAVYLDTYAWKSGVLATLDLADLGAQLHTVDGSRPAARLPVGEHTALARLT, encoded by the coding sequence ATGAACTGGCCCGTTTTGATTCCCGACCTTCACGGGAGGAGCGACCTCCTCGACGTGGTGCTCACGGCGTACCCGGATCGCCCCCTCGTGTTCCTGGGCGATCTCGTCGACCGGGGCCCGGACGCGCCCGGTGTGGTGGCCCGCGTGCGCGCCCTCGTCGAGTCCGGCCGCGCGACCCTGTGTCTGGGCAACCACGACCACCTGTTCGCACACGGGATGAGGACCAAGGCCCTGTGGAACCTCCAGACCGTGTTCCAGTGGCCGGACCTCGCGGCCGGCCGCGCCGATGCCGAGTGGCTGCTCGAGCACGGCGTGCACTGGCACCGCGTGGGGCACGTGTACCTCTCCCACGCCGCGCCGCACGTGCCGGGCTCGGGAGGCTGGGGCGCGAACACTCACCCCGATCACCTGTGGGGCCGCCCCGACGTGGAGCGCAAACTCGGCCGCAACCCGCTGCCCCGGGGCTGCACGCTCGCCGTGCACGGTCACACGCCCACGCGGACGATGCGCGGTGACCGGGCCGACCTGCCCCTGCTGCTGACCTGGCCGGACGGAACGCAGGCGGTCTACCTCGACACGTACGCCTGGAAGTCCGGCGTGCTCGCCACCCTCGACCTCGCGGACCTGGGCGCGCAACTTCACACCGTGGACGGGAGCCGCCCCGCTGCCCGCCTGCCCGTGGGGGAACACACCGCCCTCGCCCGCCTGACCTAA
- a CDS encoding ParA family protein, with protein sequence MRIISVLSRKGGVGKTLLSVGIAQVLGEAGFAVALLDRDPEGSAMGWQHNAEAGGVTLPYRVIGPIQAAQLGSGVDFLVIDTPPNDTRILRDTARQSNVLIVPLLPGAGEVDRVQETVAALGEAELVEGAKLGFILNRLDNDNVSASMPGVLEELGYPVVAHVRKAVGYQRAFGNLIPRDLTPPFEQALRELEVLA encoded by the coding sequence GTGAGAATCATCAGTGTGCTGAGCAGGAAGGGCGGCGTCGGGAAGACGCTGCTGTCGGTGGGCATCGCGCAGGTGCTCGGCGAGGCGGGCTTTGCGGTCGCGCTGCTCGACCGGGACCCGGAGGGCTCGGCGATGGGGTGGCAGCACAACGCCGAGGCGGGCGGCGTCACCCTTCCCTACCGGGTGATCGGCCCGATCCAGGCGGCGCAACTGGGGAGCGGCGTGGACTTCCTGGTGATCGACACCCCGCCGAACGACACCCGGATCCTGCGCGACACGGCCCGGCAGTCGAACGTCCTGATCGTGCCGCTGCTGCCGGGTGCCGGCGAGGTCGACCGCGTGCAGGAGACGGTGGCCGCCCTGGGCGAGGCCGAACTCGTCGAGGGGGCGAAGCTCGGCTTCATCCTCAACCGCCTGGACAACGACAACGTCAGCGCGAGCATGCCCGGGGTCCTGGAGGAACTCGGGTACCCGGTGGTCGCCCACGTCCGCAAGGCGGTGGGGTACCAGCGCGCGTTCGGCAACCTGATCCCCCGGGACCTCACGCCGCCCTTCGAGCAGGCCCTGCGGGAACTGGAGGTTCTGGCATGA
- a CDS encoding DUF1064 domain-containing protein, with amino-acid sequence MWDHTMRRGKTAVRPVGHKYGAVAVERDGMRFDSKLEAAYYDHLGALINAGEVVGFLRQVPFHLPGNTRYVCDFQVFWGDGTVTFDDPKGRETDLYRLKAGQVRALYPWATVRSLRRERGQWVAS; translated from the coding sequence ATGTGGGACCACACGATGAGGCGGGGCAAGACGGCGGTGCGCCCGGTGGGGCATAAGTACGGTGCGGTCGCGGTGGAACGGGACGGGATGCGCTTCGACTCGAAGCTCGAGGCCGCGTACTACGACCACCTGGGGGCCCTGATCAACGCGGGGGAGGTCGTGGGCTTCCTGCGGCAGGTGCCCTTCCACCTGCCCGGGAACACCCGGTACGTCTGCGACTTCCAGGTGTTCTGGGGGGACGGCACGGTGACCTTCGACGACCCGAAGGGCAGGGAAACGGACCTGTACCGCCTCAAGGCCGGCCAGGTCCGGGCCCTCTACCCGTGGGCGACGGTGCGCTCACTCAGGCGCGAGCGCGGGCAGTGGGTGGCGTCATGA
- a CDS encoding type II toxin-antitoxin system RelE family toxin — MSQYTLVLDPAAKADTKKIDPTTLEQINRRIARVLERPELGKPLTGSLAGLRSVYAADKRYRVVYAVDQNARTVTVLAIGARQAGHRSDPYAKARRRT; from the coding sequence ATGAGCCAGTACACCCTCGTCCTTGACCCTGCGGCCAAGGCAGACACGAAGAAGATCGACCCCACGACCCTCGAACAGATCAACCGCCGTATCGCGCGGGTGCTCGAGCGACCTGAACTCGGCAAGCCCTTGACTGGCAGCCTCGCCGGACTGCGCAGCGTGTACGCGGCAGACAAACGGTACCGCGTCGTGTACGCGGTCGATCAGAACGCCCGGACGGTCACGGTGCTTGCCATCGGCGCCCGTCAGGCAGGCCACCGCAGCGATCCTTATGCCAAAGCCCGCCGCCGCACCTGA
- a CDS encoding HNH endonuclease signature motif containing protein — translation MTWTWTAPLLLPLLGELPPARRPLPKPGAVEATLFSGEFQERFWARVQTGEPGECWEWQGALSDGYGHVRVAGRSTPVHRVAYLLAGHTIPEDLVLDHRCRNRRCVNPDHLEAVTSRENILRGEGAAARAARVSHCPRGHWYGGENLRVRPDGRRVCRACERGRRR, via the coding sequence ATGACCTGGACGTGGACGGCCCCACTCCTCCTGCCCCTGCTGGGTGAATTGCCGCCTGCCCGGCGGCCGCTGCCCAAGCCCGGGGCCGTCGAGGCGACGCTGTTCTCGGGCGAGTTCCAGGAGCGCTTCTGGGCGCGCGTCCAGACAGGCGAGCCGGGCGAGTGCTGGGAGTGGCAGGGTGCGCTCTCGGACGGCTACGGGCACGTGCGGGTCGCGGGGCGCTCCACCCCGGTCCACCGGGTGGCCTACCTCCTGGCCGGGCACACCATCCCCGAGGACCTGGTGCTCGACCACCGCTGCCGCAACCGGCGGTGCGTCAACCCGGATCACCTGGAGGCCGTCACGAGCCGGGAGAACATCCTGCGTGGGGAGGGAGCGGCGGCCCGGGCGGCGCGCGTGTCGCACTGCCCGCGCGGGCACTGGTACGGGGGTGAAAACCTGAGGGTGCGACCCGACGGCCGCCGGGTGTGCCGGGCGTGCGAGCGAGGGCGGCGACGATGA
- a CDS encoding DnaB-like helicase C-terminal domain-containing protein, protein MTQNEETQFVDPDERGADELIANRVHDAFEEVTLLFERRGGSRSLFGLRDLDEQILVQRGPLLVLLVGRSGMGRSALAGHIALHTDVTGQVVYHSADLSPGMATLRMLLSGGRVDLTRTMLGWLSEREFEQLAHVASPLAERDMYLTDASPMNLEDLVASTRARHEVSPLGLVVVDGLELLDLHSGQQMDAALRVLRGLSRALWCPVIVTLPVGRGPDRRSNKRPQIVDIEVAPAAEGLADVIIGLYRDDFYHRESDRSGIAELIIMKQKNGPVGTALVQVQPQMFRFNNLAPEEVQRLR, encoded by the coding sequence ATGACGCAGAACGAGGAAACCCAGTTCGTGGACCCTGACGAGCGGGGCGCGGATGAGCTGATCGCGAATCGGGTCCATGACGCCTTCGAGGAGGTCACACTGCTCTTCGAGCGCCGTGGAGGGTCACGCTCCCTGTTCGGGCTCCGGGACCTGGATGAGCAGATCCTGGTTCAGAGAGGGCCCCTGCTGGTGTTGCTCGTGGGACGGTCGGGGATGGGAAGAAGCGCCCTAGCCGGGCACATTGCCCTTCATACGGACGTGACCGGCCAGGTGGTCTACCACAGCGCCGATCTCAGTCCGGGAATGGCGACGCTGCGCATGCTGTTGAGCGGCGGACGGGTCGACCTTACCCGGACCATGCTGGGCTGGCTGAGCGAGCGCGAGTTCGAGCAACTCGCCCACGTCGCAAGTCCGCTTGCCGAGCGGGACATGTACCTGACGGACGCCTCCCCCATGAACCTCGAGGACCTGGTGGCATCCACCCGTGCCCGGCACGAGGTGTCGCCCCTGGGGCTGGTGGTGGTCGACGGGCTGGAGCTGCTCGACCTCCATTCGGGGCAGCAGATGGACGCTGCCCTGCGAGTGCTTCGCGGGCTGTCGCGGGCCCTCTGGTGTCCTGTGATCGTGACCTTGCCTGTCGGCCGTGGCCCTGATCGGCGGTCCAACAAACGCCCGCAGATCGTAGACATTGAGGTTGCCCCCGCCGCCGAGGGCCTCGCGGACGTGATCATCGGTCTCTACCGGGACGACTTCTACCACCGCGAGTCCGACCGCTCTGGGATCGCTGAGCTGATCATCATGAAACAGAAGAACGGTCCGGTGGGGACCGCACTCGTACAGGTTCAACCGCAGATGTTTCGGTTCAACAACCTCGCACCCGAGGAGGTGCAGCGACTTCGATGA